The Trichomycterus rosablanca isolate fTriRos1 chromosome 20, fTriRos1.hap1, whole genome shotgun sequence genomic interval cagcactgcttcCCAAACACCGATCAGAACAACCCAAATTATAAAACACCTCAAAAACATCTACCTGGAACATTGGACAACCCAAAGCATAAAATTGATGTAGCCCCCAGTATACTCCAGTAAATTACTTATGCTAGTTTCGAAATTAATCACATACTCCCGTCCAGAACAGAAAATAATCACAGGGAAAACTTGTATTTCAAATAACAATTTGCGTTTTATAGTGATAGCAGAATATCTCTATGACAGAATGTGAAAATTACTTTGTATACATCTCGGTTTATGAAATACTTGAACGCTTGTTTAGCGATCCAGATCGCTTTAATAAGATAGCATTTAGCCAAGAGTCTTCCCCTGAATGTTTCAAGTCTTTTTAGGACAATCATTATTTTAAGTAGAATGGGCTTCTAGGTTAGAGTGACCTATCAATTTTTTTCTGGGAATATAGTGTGAAGTTTGCAATCCTCTTGGTACCTTATGAAAAAACACAAGATTGTGGCTTTTTATTAGATATTAGCTTATAGCTTATCTGGAGAACTGATGGCAACAGGATGCATTGTAGGACAACCCACTTCACAACATACAGTAAGAACAAATGTATCCAAAACCTGTATTATACCTGTGCTAAAGTAATTGACCATTCACCTAATAAACTGCTTGCATCACCTCTACTAGAATATCTCTTTCACGTGTGATACATTAAAGTCTATTTCCCATAGCAAAACCACTTTACATCTGACACACtggtagattaaaaaaaaaaaatcatctctaTTGGGTTCATTACTGAGTAGACTATTCCAAAATGTTAAGTTTGTTCagttattttaaatgacttttcaGTGGATTTGCTTTAGTGTTTTCTGTGTCTAAAATTAGATTTGCCTTTTCAAAGAAAATTATTCTAAATGCTATAGAGATCATACAAGTGCTTATTTACTTTGCAAATGTCAGGAAAGTACTGAAATTTTTTCTTGTGTCTAAccacattttttctttctttgtctgatttctttgtacttttgtcaattAATATAAACGTTAAAAAGAATCAATTATAGATACAAAACACAATCAAAAGTtacaatactactattactgcaTATGACCCGCAAACTTTTTTGAGGTACATAATACCATTTGTGTCAACAACTGATAACAACTGGCCAAGATTTATTAATATATCACTTTGAAACTACATTAACAGAAAGTTTACACATTGTTAATGCACATCTAAGTATGACTTACAATAAACCTTTATCAAGTTTTTTCTTTATAGGGTTAGGATACTGAGGGTTATTAATGACCCCTTCACCAAATTTAAGCTCTAGAAAGGAGCGGGGGTTGTTGGGTCCATAAGCAAGGACGCCAGCAAATGGCATTCGTACCAGTGGCTGCAGGAAGTGCTCAGGGAACTCCATATCCTGCTTATGGCCAGTCCATGTATCTTTGGTCATGACTCCATTCTTTGGATAGAAAGGCCAAAGATCAACATGCATATGGTTAGTTTCACTATACTGGACACGATAGAAGTTTCCCTCTACTGCTCGTTCCCACACATACCCATTTACATCAACAAGTGATCCTGAATCCAGGTTCTTCAAGGTTTCACACTTGGGCACATCCTCCAAGTAAATACCAAAATCAACATCATAGTCCCAAGGTATGACATCTTGATGTCTGACTGCTCCTAAAAGACTTCCCCCTTCCAACCAATAGCGTACACCAGAATTCTCCAAAATGTTGATGACATACTTTGTAGTTTCTCGGAGTGCACGCAAACAGCAAGGTGGGGTCCAGCGGTCCAAGTAAAGGTACTGTGGTGTGTCATTAAGCACTGTGCCAAAGCATCGAGCTGTCTTTTTGCTGCACCCAAACCACTGATCCTTTCCATCAGGCCGTATTAAGTGCTTTAGACCAAAGCTTCTCATCAGCTGCCCCATAGCCTCCTTAAGATGAATGTCTGCTTTCCACTGATTGTGTGCTGAACTAAAAAGAGGTCGGTGGCTGGCTGCAAATGAGGGTTGATCTAATAGCTTTACTTTCCAGCCGCGCAATGCAGTCTGTATAAACAAAGCAGATAACAGAGGGCGTGCCAGTGGGAATGAGAGGCTGAAGAGGTCCTCAGTTCGAATAAGGATGACAACATCACCATACAGAGCTGTGCACAAGGTGGCACCGCTCCCAGATGCTGCAAAGGAGTATGTGGCTGTCCATGTTTTTAGGCTCACCTGCAGATCCAAGCACTTGACAGCAGCATGGGACAGCACTGGGACTGCAACCAAGCGTACCATATTACCTCTTTGGGCCTCAAGTTCTTGGACAAGCTTATTAAGATGTTGTTTGTGTTCTAACTCCACACCATCAGGCACCAGGAGTACAAACTCAGACTGTACGTTGAACTCTGGCTGATGTGTTTGAGGAGGCTGTTCTGGGCTAGGGGACAAACTCAGCAAACGTGCATTCGCTGGCAAAGTCAAAGGGGGATAGGGCTGAGTCTCTACCACAACCAGGAATGGCAATCTTGGCATCTGACGTAAAAAGGAGCGAGCCACATTGCACACATAGTTTTCAAATTCTTCAAATTCACGTAGGATGACAGTCATGCGAGAAATCTGCATTCTTCCCTTTTGgtcttttgttttgttgtccGTAGTCACAATGTCCTCTATTACTCCCCCTGCAAACTCTGGGCCCGATGTTAAGAAGGCCTTTTTAAAGCCCTTGCTCTGCACATGGCGTTTCTCAATTATTTGCTGCTGGGTCTGTgatacataatataatataagcaAGTTCAGCACAATGGCTCCTGTCAGCAGTGCCTGGCAGAAACTAATTCGCATGGTGACTACAAGGCCTCAGTGCTTGTATAACAAGGCAACAACGCAAAGTGTTTATTTGGTGGGGAGCATGACATATTCAATACATATCAGAGATCAGTCTTCAGAGGCATGTGTGTTCACGTCTTAGCAGAGGTGATTTATGGACTGAATCTTCATTTAGAATCActgaaaaacacacaaagtGATTTTGTAAGTGACTTTGCAATTTCTAATTaaacattttcaaaaacaaatgaaaaaatataatagctctaaaatatgcattttgctaGAATAAAGGGTTTATATATAGAGCCAAGTGTATAAAAAGTTTTCTTttagttatattttttatttaaatatatttttgataTATTACTGTACGTATTTTGAACAGCCCACCACTAAGTCGATTTGacaccccctagcaggcacaattggcagtgcctgcagctaaCAAAATGGGCCATTAGTCTGCTGGTTGAGAACAGACCAGACTATAAAAGGGGGTGGGTTCTTGATGCTGTATAAGAACCCTGGTTGGTAGCCCAaaacacctgtacagaagtggaggaataaACATAAACTACAGGAAAGATGTACAATATGTaaagttaaaacaaaaacaaaacacaattgCTTCTACaggtgaaaaaaagtatttagtgtgACCTCCCTTGGCACTGAGCAAATCTTGAACCATTCCTTAGTGGATTCTCACGTGAGGGCAGTCTTACAGTCACACACTGATTTTTATAATTTCTTTATAATAGCTTGAATACcacatgttgaatatccagtttGTTTGTTGATTTCCTTACAAGAGTGGCCTTGCTGACACACAATTAAGATTTCATGTATGtctaggagcagagctgcgttcattactgtagaattttactatttatatggtgtgtgagtcaaggatcacaccggtttacaaagcaataacttttaatccgagtatgaaaacgtcaggaccataacatacagcttttacgagttcacgtgttacaagactgaacgacatctcagtatcaagcaactcgtttgaaaaaccctgccttAGTGGATTCTCACGTGAGGGCAGTCTTACAGTCACACACTGATTCTTCTCATTTCTTTATAATAGCTTGAATACcacatgttgaatatccagtttGTTTGTTGATTTCCTTATAAGAGTGGCCTTGCTGACACAAAATTAAGATTTCATGTCTGTCAAATTCTGTGATCTTtggtattttaaatgtaatgacaCGATTATATGATTGAAGTTGCTCTTATACATATATGAAGGCTTTTGATGAATTTTACAGGTACAATGAGTGATGCTCAAGCACATCTAGCACAAACCTACTGTGCCCGGTACAGCATTTGACAAGCGCAACTAATTTTGGCCATGACTATGCAACTTACTTGCAACTAGACGTAGATCAACACGTGTGCCCCTGTTAACCACCTGTCATCGCAACCAACGACTCGCATGGGTCAAAAAAAGGCATCATTAGACCCTAGACACATGGAAGACGGTCATCTGGAGTGACAAATAATGTTTCCCTGTGAGACACGCTGATGGACTGGTCTGTATCTTGTGGAAACGGCATGAAGCCACAATTCCTGGTTGCAACGTTGGAGTGCTATAGGCCGGTGGTGGTGCGATGGTCTGGGAAGCATTCTCTTGGTATGCCATAGGACTGTTAGTCATCGTGCCCTGTGTTATCGGGCTCTGATTACTCAGGAATGGTTGgaaaaacacaacaataaatTCTCCACACTGCCTTGGCCACCAAACTTGCATGACTGACTGAACATGTTTGTGATATGCTGGAACGGGCTGTTCAATCCGCTCCCACTCGCCCGCAAAGTGTCCACCAACTAACAGAGCTGCTGCAGCAGGCATGGATCAGGGTGCATATAGAGTAGTAGTATGCACTCTGACTTATGGCTGCTGCAGCAGCTCAGTTAGTTGGTGGACACTTTGTGGGTGAGTAGGAGTCTGTTTCCCAACGTTTGCGTGCTGTAATTAATGTAGCCAAATGTTCCTAATCCAGTGATCGTTTAGTgtatacaaacaaacacacagatataGAGAGATCATCTTTTCATTAaagatgaaaaatgttaaatctgattggttcatggtgCGTATGttataaagcagaaacaaacacaggctaaTCTCttcacaagagaggatttttctgaagcttaatgcaatgcaaccacagtatgtctcttccctgtagtgtttttgtgtgttagcagtccgacggaggcagagtgtaagttttttaatacattttagactggggtgactcgaGATTTTGaaaacttttaaagggtgccgtgattgaaaaaaggttgagaaacactgagctagagtcatcgcgttagtcaagcatgctattccatgaactatggaagccccaaagggtcaaaacacactcacttcgcgtagaaacgtccatcaaaccattgtcacaatacaaccacagaaaagtttgttacagttacaacacggcAGGCaaattttttcctacagcactgcagagctattcaatTGTACTGAGCTATTGTTCATGtcaacatatacattggattaatttgaataactgtaatatacttgaagtgtgcactgtgtgaacagtagggctgggcgattttaccaaaaaaaaaaaaatctcgattattttaaaattatacccgattgtcgattacgattttttttgttcttgtataatgcaattaaaataagactcaaatttctttttttgcattgtaattaaaggctgcagaagtgcaaaaatagtaacagcaccacatATAATTATtcttttaagggactcaaactttataacaataacgatatcacaataattaacaataattaagacaaaatagatctaaatgatctatatccttatctatctatatctaagaatagctcacaaacaacttttattttaaataatgttcagcagaacctccttacattaggaaagaaactacaaaaagttctttacaggtttcttaaaaggaacacgagcctttactgtgctgtttccaccactgagtgagtctgtatcagtatctacattggggggggggcatcaagtgatcactcagctcagctttgattttatcctcttgtgatttggggggtggatacaacattttaaacatttaaggatgtgtaatgtgtcattttagtcccataaaactttcaaactgtattaaccactattatgtgtcgtagaatgattcgattctattgaacggccctttaagccaaaataaaagAAACCGATTTGCGCATAtgggagtcgttacatacatacggctctttaaaaggaaccgagacaaaagatccgactccctatcgcagaattcactgcagcagtttcccagacgcgatttttttactcagtaacggatgtgatttaaaatgtagcgaattacaattcttagtacaaaacttacttaagtaaaagtaaaattacaggctgtaaaatctactttaaaaagtacaagtacacaaaaaaacgactcgattacagtaacgcgagtaaatgtaactcgttactttccagccaatcctgatcgcgctcatcggctccgtattttgattcagtttagcggtgtttgattcagtgactcttaattaaactcttctgtttgtgtctcgttttgccgatcgtgtttgcgctccttattactgaatctaaccgttaccgtgcataatccttgttgtcttccgtttactgttttggttttcgttggttttggactctgttttcgccctttttatattaaactttccctgatttatattccgcgggcgtctggtcagtttctgcttcgtgacatgtt includes:
- the fkrp gene encoding fukutin-related protein, with amino-acid sequence MRISFCQALLTGAIVLNLLILYYVSQTQQQIIEKRHVQSKGFKKAFLTSGPEFAGGVIEDIVTTDNKTKDQKGRMQISRMTVILREFEEFENYVCNVARSFLRQMPRLPFLVVVETQPYPPLTLPANARLLSLSPSPEQPPQTHQPEFNVQSEFVLLVPDGVELEHKQHLNKLVQELEAQRGNMVRLVAVPVLSHAAVKCLDLQVSLKTWTATYSFAASGSGATLCTALYGDVVILIRTEDLFSLSFPLARPLLSALFIQTALRGWKVKLLDQPSFAASHRPLFSSAHNQWKADIHLKEAMGQLMRSFGLKHLIRPDGKDQWFGCSKKTARCFGTVLNDTPQYLYLDRWTPPCCLRALRETTKYVINILENSGVRYWLEGGSLLGAVRHQDVIPWDYDVDFGIYLEDVPKCETLKNLDSGSLVDVNGYVWERAVEGNFYRVQYSETNHMHVDLWPFYPKNGVMTKDTWTGHKQDMEFPEHFLQPLVRMPFAGVLAYGPNNPRSFLELKFGEGVINNPQYPNPIKKKLDKGLL